One segment of Belonocnema kinseyi isolate 2016_QV_RU_SX_M_011 chromosome 7, B_treatae_v1, whole genome shotgun sequence DNA contains the following:
- the LOC117176414 gene encoding uncharacterized protein LOC117176414: MASLLATVPPSEKHLFDENKLSALFKEHGGFYNFFRNSKPSGSGKPQTFGGDRALRGSSSEKPSTRPSSNREGFHQKASFSSDKKKQIEEGIGHHRSPEIFLDHQALVEDEIQKIYDSQNRREFQGGQLRHFTKRWKPSTIPVSDSLCARLETRPSTEVDRELTEFIKSGVLERKNVPSGFLSTVFLLQKSDGSLSPVFNLKRLNEYLRPGKFRLITHSKVPGFLQRKDFLAKIDISQAYLHVHIKESHRRYLAMYYRKKIYCWTALPFGLSSAPLAFSRISNWLAGQLRKRGVRVMVYLDDFLLANQDKHLLIQQLKEIVNFLTFLGWKINVPKSILVPSRKLEYLGIMWNPWTDLKFLSEKKTKRLKLTLNKIMSQQKWSWQQAKSLLGTLEFASFVVPLGRVFCRNLQRAACLLPKDFLN; encoded by the exons ATGGCTTCTCTCCTTGCTACTGTACCACCCTCAGAAAAACAtcttttcgatgaaaataaattGAGTGCATTATTCAAAGAACATGGTgggttctataatttttttcgaaactcaaAACCATCAGGGTCTGGGAAACCCCAAACTTTTGGAGGAGACAGAGCATTAAGGGGAAGTAGTAGTGAAAAACCATCTACGCGGCCCTCATCGAATCGAGAAGGTTTCCATCAAAAAGCTTCTTTCAGTTCAGATAAAAAAAAGCAAATCGAGGAGGGTATAGGACATCACAGAAGTCCCGAAATATTCCTAGATCATCAAGCACTGGTAGAGGACGAGATTCAAAAAATCTATGACTCGCAGAATCGCAGAGAATTTCAAGGGGGGCAATTGAGGCACTTCACCAAAAGATGG AAACCATCGACAATTCCAGTTTCAGACAGTCTTTGTGCCCGACTAGAAACGAGACCATCGACCGAGGTGGACAGGGAACTGACAGAGTTCATTAAGTCGGGAGTTCTAGAGAGGAAGAACGTTCCATCCGGATTCCTCTCCACAGTTTTCTTACTCCAAAAATCTGATGGTTCCCTCAGTCCGGTTTTCAATCTCAAGCGCTTAAACGAGTATCTGAGAccaggaaaatttcgattaataacCCACTCGAAAGTTCCGGGTTTCCTTCAGAGGAAAGACTTCTTAGCAAAGATAGATATATCGCAAGCTTACTTACATGTCCATATAAAAGAGTCTCACAGGCGATATCTAGCTATGTACTACCGGAAGAAAATATACTGCTGGACGGCGTTGCCTTTCGGCCTCTCTAGCGCTCCTCTAGCCTTTTCAAGAATATCGAATTGGTTAGCAGGTCAACTGAGAAAAAGAGGGGTGAGAGTTATGGTCTACTTAGACGACTTCCTTTTGGCGAACCAAGACAAGCACCTCTTGATTCAACAACTAAAGGAAATAGTAAATTTTCTCACCTTCTTGGGATGGAAAATAAATGTTCCAAAATCAATCCTAGTGCCTAGTCGAAAGTTAGAATATCTGGGCATCATGTGGAATCCTTGGACAGACCTGAAATTTTTATCCGAGAAGAAGACGAAAAGATTAAAGCTAACCCTAAACAAAATAATGAGTCAGCAAAAATGGAGCTGGCAGCAAGCGAAGTCTCTCCTAGGAACCTTGGAATTCGCTTCCTTTGTAGTTCCTCTAGGAAGAGTATTTTGCAGGAACTTGCAGCGAGCAGCATGCTTGCTCCCGAAAGATTTCCTAAATTAG